TGCTGATGGAGCGAGCCGCGGCCGCGACGACAGTCTGATCGGGCCTCAGTTGACCTTCTTCGGCAGCTCGACGTCCGGGTTCCCGGCGATCCACGTACCGAAGTCGTCGTCGCGCAGGGCGGCCCACATCTGCTTGCCCGCCGGCTTGTCGAGGAAGACGACGCTTGCGTCGCCGACCATGCCGGTGCCCTTGACCGGAACGGTCGTGAAGTCGACATCGGCGGTACGAAGGCCTCGCAGGTCCCATGCGAGCCCGCGCATATCACCGACCTCCCACCCCTCGTCGACGCTCAGGTTGTCGGTGACGGCGTCAAGTACGTCGTAGAGCGTGGTCGGACTACGCATGGTGTCGCCCGAGAGCGTCTCCCCCAGTAGCGACCGCATGAAGGCCTGCTGGCGCTTGATCCGGTCGAAGTCGCCACCCGGCAGGCCGTAGCGCTGACGTACGTAGAGCAGCGCATCCTCTCCGTTGAGGTTGTGGCTGCCCTTCGTCCATGTCTGGTCGTGCTTGGTGTCCTCTACGGTCTCCGGCACCGTGACCTCGACGCCGCCGAGCGCATCGGTCAGCCGCTCGAAGCCTTCCCAGTCGATCAGTGCGACGTGGTCGATCCGCACGTCGGTGAGGTTCTCGACGGTCTCGACCGCGAGCGACGGGCCGCCGTACGAGAACGCCGCGTTGATCTTGTCCTTACCGTGTCCGGGGACCTCGACGTACGAGTCGCGCGGAATCGACACGACCGAGGCACTGTCGCGGTCATCGCTGATGTGCAAGACCATCAGCGTGTCGCTCCGCTGCTCACCGGGAATCCACGAGTCGGTCGTCGCAGCGTCGCCGGTCGTCTGCTCCTCCGCGCGGCGGTCCGACCCCATCAGCAGGATGTTCAGCGAGTCGCCGGACTTCGCCGGCCGGTTCTCGAGACCGGCGAACGCATCGGGAATCCGATCGATCTGACTGGTCAGCTTGTGCTGCAGGTAGAGCCCGACGCCGAAGACGAGTGCGATCAGCAGTACGCCGCACGCAGCAAGACCGAGCAACGCCTTCCGTACTCGGTGGCGAGGCTTGTGTTCGGTGGGTTCGCCCTGCTCGGCGAGATCGTTCTCGCGCTCGACGACTTCGTCGGTTTCACTCATCGCCACGTCAGAGTAGGCCAACCGCACCGCGCCCACTCCCGGTTTGGCCGAAG
The sequence above is drawn from the Nocardioidaceae bacterium SCSIO 66511 genome and encodes:
- a CDS encoding LCP family protein — protein: MSETDEVVERENDLAEQGEPTEHKPRHRVRKALLGLAACGVLLIALVFGVGLYLQHKLTSQIDRIPDAFAGLENRPAKSGDSLNILLMGSDRRAEEQTTGDAATTDSWIPGEQRSDTLMVLHISDDRDSASVVSIPRDSYVEVPGHGKDKINAAFSYGGPSLAVETVENLTDVRIDHVALIDWEGFERLTDALGGVEVTVPETVEDTKHDQTWTKGSHNLNGEDALLYVRQRYGLPGGDFDRIKRQQAFMRSLLGETLSGDTMRSPTTLYDVLDAVTDNLSVDEGWEVGDMRGLAWDLRGLRTADVDFTTVPVKGTGMVGDASVVFLDKPAGKQMWAALRDDDFGTWIAGNPDVELPKKVN